The window AAATCATAGAGCAGGGTTCCCAGTAGAAAGGCGAAAAAGACCCACTTCAGAGCCTTTACATGAGCCCGCAGCAAACTTAGAAGCGTAACCATCATGACCCCACCATTGTATTGATAATCCGAAGAAAAAGATCGGGGTAGACACCAAGCACCACCGAGATGATACTGGTTATCAGCAACGGCACAACCATCAGCATGATCATTGGCTGATTTTCCAGACTGCCGCTCAAACCTTCATCGGCAAGTAGCGGCTTTCCGAAAAAGGCCTTGTGAAAAATCGGCACGAAATAGCCGGCGTTGAGCAGACTGCTGGCCAAAAGAACGATCAGCAGACCAATACTTTTAAGATCCATGGATCCCAAAGCCAGAAACCATTTGGTCACAAAACCACTGGACGGAGGTACTCCGATCATACTCAGCGAGGCAATCCCGAACGCCATCATGGTAATCGGCATGCGATAACCGAAGCCCCCAAGCTCCTTGATATCCTTTTTGCCGCTGGCGACAAAGATCGCCCCGGCGCAGAAAAACAGGGTAATCTTGGCAAAGGCATGGTTGGCGATATGAATAAGCCCGCCGGTAATTCCATTGGGGGTCAGCATGGCGACCCCCAGGATTATATAGGAAAGCTGGCTGATGGTCGAATAGGCCAAGCGGGCCTTGAGATTGCTTTTACTTAACGCGATAATCGAGGCGGTAACAATCGTAAAAGAAACAAAATAGGCGGTAAAGATTCCCAAATTGAGATCCTGCAGCAGCTTCACGCCAAAAACCGAGAGCATGACGCGACTGGTCGAAAAAACTCCGACCTTGACAACCACTACCGCATGCAACAAAGCACTGACCGGGGTTGGAGCCACCATGGCTGAAGGCAGCCAGTTATGCAGCGGCATGATCCCGGCTTTGGCAAAGCCGAAAAGACAGAGTAAATACGAAACCGTGACCAGCAGTTTGTTGGCACCAGCCGGAAAAATTCCGTCCAGGATACCGGTGTAGCAAAAATCAAGGGTGCCGCACTGATGATAAATGATCACCATCGCCGGCAGGAGAAAGGCTTTCGAGGTAAACATCAGATAGACTATATATTTGCGCGCCCCCTCGTAACCTTCGGCATCCTGATGATGAGCGACCAGGGGATAGGTAAAGATGGAAATGATTTCATAAAAGAGATACAAAGTGAAAAGATTACCGGCAAAAGCCGCTC is drawn from Pseudomonadota bacterium and contains these coding sequences:
- a CDS encoding monovalent cation/H+ antiporter subunit D family protein: MDTIITSKILLTSALPMLTALLVMFSGKRPNLRESWSVIGALLTFLSVLTLLPQILSGGTYEYTLATLYPGVNIKFHLDGLGIMFAGTASFLWILAGFYCVGYMRGLNEHAQTRFYVCYAVSVGGAMGAAFAGNLFTLYLFYEIISIFTYPLVAHHQDAEGYEGARKYIVYLMFTSKAFLLPAMVIIYHQCGTLDFCYTGILDGIFPAGANKLLVTVSYLLCLFGFAKAGIMPLHNWLPSAMVAPTPVSALLHAVVVVKVGVFSTSRVMLSVFGVKLLQDLNLGIFTAYFVSFTIVTASIIALSKSNLKARLAYSTISQLSYIILGVAMLTPNGITGGLIHIANHAFAKITLFFCAGAIFVASGKKDIKELGGFGYRMPITMMAFGIASLSMIGVPPSSGFVTKWFLALGSMDLKSIGLLIVLLASSLLNAGYFVPIFHKAFFGKPLLADEGLSGSLENQPMIMLMVVPLLITSIISVVLGVYPDLFLRIINTMVGS